From Fusobacterium sp. FSA-380-WT-3A, the proteins below share one genomic window:
- a CDS encoding amino acid ABC transporter ATP-binding protein — MKVKLKNLSKNFENNRSILKNINFNEEVHSLAIIGPSGGGKSTLLKIIGGLISPTIGEVEIDENKLSFSESELFKYRKSIGFIFQQDGLFKHMTVLENIIIPLIHVHGYSEEKAKKIALSLLKRFGLEKEINKKPFELSGGQKQRVGIARALAPKPKFLLFDEPTSALDPEYTVEVLDIIKELKDEGIDFIIVTHEMGFARHACDKVCFLYDGDILEYGDSSEIFTNPSSKELQNFLGKLLEWNI, encoded by the coding sequence ATGAAAGTTAAACTAAAAAATCTTTCTAAAAATTTTGAAAATAATAGAAGCATCTTAAAAAATATAAATTTTAATGAAGAAGTGCATTCTCTTGCTATTATAGGTCCATCTGGTGGTGGAAAATCTACTCTTCTAAAAATAATTGGTGGACTTATTAGCCCTACTATTGGAGAAGTAGAGATAGATGAAAATAAATTATCCTTTTCTGAGAGCGAACTTTTTAAATATAGAAAATCTATTGGATTTATATTTCAACAAGATGGACTTTTTAAGCATATGACAGTCCTTGAAAATATTATTATTCCTCTTATACATGTTCATGGTTATAGTGAGGAAAAAGCAAAAAAAATAGCTCTATCTCTTTTAAAAAGATTTGGACTTGAAAAAGAGATTAATAAAAAACCTTTTGAATTATCTGGTGGACAAAAACAAAGGGTGGGAATAGCTAGAGCTTTGGCTCCTAAACCTAAATTTTTATTATTTGATGAACCAACTTCTGCTTTAGACCCTGAATATACTGTTGAAGTTTTGGATATTATAAAAGAGCTTAAAGATGAAGGAATTGATTTTATCATAGTAACTCATGAAATGGGATTTGCTAGACATGCTTGTGATAAAGTTTGTTTTTTATATGATGGAGATATATTAGAATATGGAGATAGTTCAGAAATTTTTACTAATCCATCTTCTAAAGAATTACAAAATTTTTTAGGAAAACTTTTAGAATGGAATATATAA
- a CDS encoding DUF6506 family protein, translating to MKKKFAFILMGKDYSEKDNTTFETKNCITYICTVKSFEEAYKKVLELKENGVGAIEVCGAFGKERAEKIIELTDNKVAVGYVVHDPKQDDLFMKFFGN from the coding sequence ATGAAAAAGAAATTTGCTTTTATTCTAATGGGAAAAGACTACTCTGAAAAAGATAATACTACTTTTGAAACTAAAAATTGTATAACTTATATCTGTACTGTAAAAAGTTTTGAGGAAGCTTATAAAAAAGTTTTAGAATTAAAAGAAAATGGAGTTGGAGCTATAGAAGTATGTGGAGCATTTGGAAAAGAGAGAGCTGAAAAAATTATAGAACTTACTGATAATAAAGTAGCTGTTGGATATGTAGTTCATGACCCTAAACAAGATGATTTATTTATGAAATTTTTTGGAAATTAA
- a CDS encoding YlmH/Sll1252 family protein codes for MDKKNFLNLFKDENKDLIVKLWENIELANSIDYYIETEEFYPPNIWSVLEKININRTKFLFKGLREDSEKKNIIIIPENFSQDMPEFNLTYFKIDGKNKFRELFHKDFLGTIMSLGIKREILGDLIVKDNIAYGVIYKEKFSFLDELEKVSNVPVKIFEIDENEIPKSEFQEIVITIPSARFDSVVSEIANTSRQKAVTFIEEGLVMLNYNIQRDKSVEIKENDVITIKKVGKFIFSKELGENKKGKVKVLIRKFI; via the coding sequence ATGGATAAGAAAAATTTTTTAAATCTTTTTAAAGATGAAAATAAAGATTTAATTGTAAAATTGTGGGAAAATATAGAACTTGCTAACAGTATAGATTATTATATAGAAACAGAAGAATTTTATCCACCTAATATTTGGAGTGTTTTAGAAAAAATAAATATTAACAGGACTAAATTTTTATTTAAAGGTTTGAGAGAAGATAGTGAAAAGAAAAATATAATTATTATTCCTGAAAATTTTTCTCAAGATATGCCAGAATTTAATCTCACTTATTTTAAAATTGATGGAAAAAATAAATTCAGAGAGTTGTTTCATAAAGATTTCTTAGGAACTATAATGAGTCTTGGAATAAAGAGAGAAATTTTAGGAGATTTAATTGTAAAGGACAATATAGCTTATGGAGTTATTTATAAAGAAAAGTTTAGTTTTTTAGATGAGCTTGAAAAAGTTTCAAATGTTCCTGTAAAAATATTTGAAATAGATGAAAATGAAATTCCTAAAAGTGAGTTTCAAGAAATAGTTATTACAATTCCATCAGCTAGATTTGACAGTGTGGTATCTGAAATTGCTAATACTTCAAGACAAAAGGCAGTTACTTTTATAGAAGAGGGATTGGTAATGTTAAATTATAATATCCAAAGAGATAAATCTGTAGAAATAAAAGAAAATGATGTTATAACTATTAAAAAAGTAGGAAAATTTATTTTTTCTAAGGAGTTAGGAGAAAATAAAAAGGGAAAAGTAAAAGTATTGATAAGAAAGTTTATATAA